One Chromobacterium paludis genomic window carries:
- the kdpE gene encoding two-component system response regulator KdpE encodes MNDAPISVVIIEDEKPIRRFLSAALEEENLTVYEAETGKQGQIEVATRKPDLAILDLGLPDMNGIDVIQSLREWTDIPILVLSARTQETEKVAALDAGADDYLTKPFGVAECLARIRVLLRRRIHGSSAPQQTFQFGDIKIDLVNRLVSKGEAPVHLTPIEYRLLSTLIRNAGKVITHRELLLAVWGPSFSEHNQYLRVYMGHLRQKLEEHPAMPRHIVTETGVGYRLVENAPPLAEE; translated from the coding sequence ATGAACGACGCACCGATTTCCGTAGTGATCATCGAGGACGAGAAGCCTATCCGCCGCTTCCTGTCCGCCGCGCTGGAAGAAGAAAACCTCACGGTTTACGAGGCCGAAACCGGCAAGCAAGGCCAGATAGAAGTCGCCACCCGCAAGCCGGACCTGGCCATCCTGGACTTGGGCCTGCCGGACATGAACGGCATAGACGTGATCCAGAGCCTGCGCGAATGGACCGACATTCCCATTCTGGTGCTGTCGGCGCGCACCCAGGAAACCGAGAAAGTGGCGGCGCTGGACGCCGGCGCCGACGACTACCTGACCAAGCCCTTCGGCGTGGCCGAATGCCTGGCGCGCATCCGCGTCTTGCTGCGCCGCCGCATCCACGGCAGCTCCGCGCCGCAGCAAACCTTCCAGTTCGGCGACATCAAGATCGACCTGGTCAACCGCCTGGTGAGCAAGGGCGAGGCGCCGGTGCATCTGACGCCCATCGAATACCGGCTGCTCTCCACGCTGATCCGCAACGCCGGCAAGGTCATCACCCACCGCGAGCTGCTGCTGGCGGTGTGGGGGCCATCCTTCTCCGAGCACAACCAGTACCTGCGCGTGTACATGGGCCACTTGCGGCAAAAGCTGGAAGAGCACCCCGCCATGCCGCGCCACATCGTCACCGAAACCGGCGTCGGCTACCGCCTGGTGGAAAACGCCCCGCCCCTGGCCGAGGAATGA